DNA from Helicobacter pylori:
TCTTAGGGGGTTAGTTGGGGGTTTGTAATGGGGAATGATTTCAAAATACCCCCTATCTTCTTAAGGGAATGATTTTAAAATAAAGTTCTAAAAAAAATGTTAAAGCTGAATAAGGTTTTAGTTATTAATCTTTGATTAAAATAGAATCTAATTTATTTTAAAGACAGAATGCGTTAAAATGAAAGCCTTTAAACTGAATTAAAGGGAATGGAATGAAACTAGTTTTAGCCAAGAATACAAGAAAATCAGACGCCAAGAGCGTGGAATTAGAGGATTTGTATAAAAAATTCAATGAAGACAAGCGTTCTATTTTTTATTTTGCCCCCACAAACGCCCATAAAGACATGCTCAAAGCGGTGGATTTTTTCAAAGAAAAAGGCCATACAGCTTATTTAGATGAGGTGAGGGTCAGCACTGATGAAAAAGATTTTCTTTATGAATTGCACATTATTTAAAGGCTTGTATTGAAAGTTTATATTGAAACGATGGGTTGTGCCATGAATTCTAGGGATAGCGAGCATC
Protein-coding regions in this window:
- a CDS encoding nuclease, producing MKLVLAKNTRKSDAKSVELEDLYKKFNEDKRSIFYFAPTNAHKDMLKAVDFFKEKGHTAYLDEVRVSTDEKDFLYELHII